The genome window GTTCGCCCAACCGAATAACTGCCTGGCGAACGCACCTTGCCGATCACGTAGACGCGCATCCCCGACGTGTCCTTGACAGAAACCGTGACTTCCGGAGTTCCGCCCTGGAACAGGCTGGCGATCTTGCCCTCCATTTCCAGTCCAATGTCGCGTGCGGTCTTTCCTTCCGCTTTGATCGTACCGGCGAGGGGAAATGCGAAAGTCCCGTCGGGGAGGACCTTTACCTCCCGCTGCATCCGCTCCTCGGCCCAGACGTGTACGTCCAGCGTGTCGCCCGCGTTCACCCGATATTCCGCGCTGACCTGGGAGGGTGGCGCGGACTGCGCCACAACCGGGCCAGCAGGAAGCGCAGCAAGAAGTAGGACGAGCATTGTCGCAAGGAAATAGGATCGACGAGCAGACCACAGCCTCACGCTGACTAAATCACGCATGCACACCCTCCCCCGGCTCTAACCGAGCACGGTCCCGCGTCGATTAGCATAAATCGCGTTAACTTCATGTCAAATTAAAGCGCTGATTTACGATCGTTTTCGGAAAGTGCGCTGGGAAGCAGCGCAGTTCAATCGTGAGAACACGCCCGTCTCGAAATGGGGCGAGGGGGGAGGTTGCAATCGCGTCGCCCTAGGGCTAGGCAGCGCGTTCCATTGTTCTAACACGTTGTAACAAGCATGCCGCCCCCAGCGACCCTTTCCGATGCCCGTCTCAGCCTGATCGAGGATCTGGCCGATGCCCTTGTCGAGCTCGACAGCCGCGAGGAGGCGGTCGGCTTCCTCGCCGATCTGTGCACTCCGGCCGAGGTGCACACGCTGGCCGAGCGGTGGCATGTCGCGCAGCTGCTCGACGACGGCGCGCTGACCTATCGCGAGATCCATGAGCAGACCGGGGTCAGCACGACCACCGTGGTGCGCGTCGCGCGCTTCCTGCGGCAGGAGGAGAATGGCGGCTATCGGCGGCTGCTGGACCGGATCAAGGCGGCGCGGCGATGAGCCCGGACCGCAACCGCCTCCACCTCGCGCTGCAGAAGTCGGGGCGACTGTCCGAACAAAGCCGGCAATTGCTCAAGGATGCCGGCCTCAAGCTGGTCGACGGCGGCAAGAATGCGCTCAGCGGGCGGGCCGAGAATTTCCCGCTCGACCTGATGCTGGTGCGCGACGACGACATTCCGACGTTCGTCGCCGACGGCGTGTGCGAGCTCGGAATCGTCGGGCAGAACGTGCTCGAGGAATATGCGCTGGGCCAACCGGAGCGGCGCTTCGAGCAGGTCGCGCGGCTCGGCTTCGGCCGCTGCTCGCTGAAGATCGCGGCGCCCGACAGCATCGGTCGGTTTGATCTGGCGATGCTCGAGGGGCAACGGATCGCGACATCCTATCCGCAGCTTACCGCGCGGTTCCTGGCGGAGCGCGGGATCGCGGCGGAGGTGGTGACGATGCGCGGCGCGGTCGAGCTTGCGCCGCGGCTGGGGATCGCGGGGTTCGTGTGCGACCTGGTGTCGACCGGAGCGACGCTCGACGCCAACGGCCTCACCGCGGTCGCCGACGTGTTCGAGAGCGAGGCGGTGCTGGTCCAGACCCGCCGCCCGATCGACCGCGCGCATGCCGAGAAGGTCGAGGCGCTGCTGGCGCGGATCAACGGCGTGATCGCGACCGCCGAAAGCAAATATATCGTCCTCAACGCGCCCGAGGCCGCTTTGCCCGCGATCATCCGAATCCTGCCGGGAGCCGAGGCGCCGACGGTGGTCCCGCTGATCGGCCGCCAGGGCCATGTCGCGGTCCAAGCGGTGTGCCAGGAATCGGTGTTCTGGGAGACGCTCGAGCGGCTCAAGGCCGAGGGCGCGTCCGCGATCCTGGTGATGCCAATCGAAAAGATGATGCTGTGATGGAGCGATTCGACTGGACGAGCGCCGGATCGGCCGAGCGGCGGGCGATGCTGGCGCGGCCGGGCGGGCGTGAGGACGACGCGCTGCTTGGCGCGGTGCGCGCGATCGTCGCGGATGTGCGGGCGAGCGGCTGGGCGGCTCTGGTCGAGCAGGCGGTGCGGATCGACGGGGCCGAGCCGGCACTGGTCGCGGTCGCGCCGTTCGCTGAGGAGGCGCGACGGACGTTTCCGGTGGCGACCCTCGACGCAATCGAGCTTGCGCGGCGCAATATCGAGGCGTTCCACCGCGCGACCCTGCCCGGCGACATCGAGGTCGCGGTGATGCCCGGCCTGTCGGTCGCCAAGCAGTGGCGGCCGCTGGGCAGCGC of Sphingomonas mesophila contains these proteins:
- a CDS encoding YerC/YecD family TrpR-related protein — encoded protein: MPPPATLSDARLSLIEDLADALVELDSREEAVGFLADLCTPAEVHTLAERWHVAQLLDDGALTYREIHEQTGVSTTTVVRVARFLRQEENGGYRRLLDRIKAARR
- the hisG gene encoding ATP phosphoribosyltransferase, whose amino-acid sequence is MSPDRNRLHLALQKSGRLSEQSRQLLKDAGLKLVDGGKNALSGRAENFPLDLMLVRDDDIPTFVADGVCELGIVGQNVLEEYALGQPERRFEQVARLGFGRCSLKIAAPDSIGRFDLAMLEGQRIATSYPQLTARFLAERGIAAEVVTMRGAVELAPRLGIAGFVCDLVSTGATLDANGLTAVADVFESEAVLVQTRRPIDRAHAEKVEALLARINGVIATAESKYIVLNAPEAALPAIIRILPGAEAPTVVPLIGRQGHVAVQAVCQESVFWETLERLKAEGASAILVMPIEKMML
- a CDS encoding polysaccharide biosynthesis/export family protein; the protein is MRDLVSVRLWSARRSYFLATMLVLLLAALPAGPVVAQSAPPSQVSAEYRVNAGDTLDVHVWAEERMQREVKVLPDGTFAFPLAGTIKAEGKTARDIGLEMEGKIASLFQGGTPEVTVSVKDTSGMRVYVIGKVRSPGSYSVGRTLNALQALTLAGGPSEFANIAQAVILRETSTGQTAERVDLSEVMKGARSMGAGKVPQTIPILRSGDVLVIP